Proteins found in one Aspergillus puulaauensis MK2 DNA, chromosome 8, nearly complete sequence genomic segment:
- a CDS encoding putative GPI anchored cell wall protein (Dan4) (COG:S;~EggNog:ENOG410Q0JU;~SECRETED:SignalP(1-22)): MAIMNRLLQLLCVSLIASSTVAAPAPERPKLERGTVSRVEVREFIEHIDRDAVQSLVEKLRTARADLKDRDFALSNGLSFVKRQDVSPGASDTVTDGPTSTETETTDPPSSTTESDTNTDTSSQTDTEPTSSEPEPTSTDTPPTTTSTDEPTSSTDEPTSGPTSTSEPTSTDTPTSPTSSDPTSSTSTTEPTSTETSSTIEPTSSEEPTTTTESTSSSSISTFTSTDANGDLVTVTSTAVVNPTQGPDDNGTETGPEPGLQTNGASASGYARELFVMMGGAAVAVAVI; encoded by the coding sequence atggccatcatgAACCgacttctccagctcctctgcgTCTCTCTCATTGCGTCATCCACAGTCGCAGCCCCGGCTCCCGAGAGGCCAAAGCTCGAGCGTGGCACTGTTTCTCGGGTTGAAGTCCGCGAATTCATTGAACACATCGACAGAGATGCCGTCCAGAGCCTCGTTGAGAAGCTTCGCACCGCCCGTGCGGACCTCAAGGACCGTGACTTCGCTTTGTCGAACGGCCTTAGTTTCGTCAAGAGGCAGGATGTCTCTCCTGGTGCAAGTGATACAGTGACCGACGGGCCAACCTCGACTGAGACTGAAACAACCGATCCTCCTAGCTCTACAACCGAGTCTGATACCAATACCGATACCAGCTCCCAAACAGACACCGAGCCTACCTcgtcagagccagagccgaCATCGACAGATACTCCCCCTACAACCACCTCAACCGACGAGCCAACGTCGTCCACTGATGAGCCTACCTCGGGCCCAACTAGCACCTCTGAGCCTACCTCCACAGACACACCTACCTCACCCACCTCATCCGACCCGACTTCTTCTACCTCCACCACTGAGCCAACCTCCACCGAAACATCCAGCACGATAGAGCCAACCTCTTCAGAGGAACCAACTACTACTACCGAgtccaccagcagcagcagcatttCCACATTCACCTCGACAGATGCCAATGGTGACCTCGTCACAGTCACCTCAACCGCCGTCGTGAACCCAACCCAGGGCCCTGACGACAACGGCACAGAAACAGGTCCCGAGCCAGGCCTACAGACAAATGgcgcctccgcctccggaTACGCCAGAGAGCTGTTCGTCATGATGGGCGGtgccgctgtcgctgttgccGTGATCTAA
- a CDS encoding uncharacterized protein (COG:S;~EggNog:ENOG410PFV0;~InterPro:IPR036864,IPR007219,IPR001138;~PFAM:PF00172,PF04082;~TransMembrane:1 (o548-565i);~go_function: GO:0000981 - DNA-binding transcription factor activity, RNA polymerase II-specific [Evidence IEA];~go_function: GO:0003677 - DNA binding [Evidence IEA];~go_function: GO:0008270 - zinc ion binding [Evidence IEA];~go_process: GO:0006351 - transcription, DNA-templated [Evidence IEA];~go_process: GO:0006355 - regulation of transcription, DNA-templated [Evidence IEA]) — protein sequence MEDQANSQHEGRPYRSHLHPACFSCRKRKSRCKTKSPAEVCVMCQAHGTECIFPHPDDPRPQRSSWPRKQASNTRSSRFMRGRNDVLHRPTQSQSTRTAQRPIGSQTPAGLASPAEPPSGTAAGSYISGGRAEGFPHLIGIVAEADDDSSHIVSPAVADDNDILESYLSATPSAQTRYLIRTSSKSDRHLGPVRFNAVPRRPLGVVANQSFAASKCELIEKYMEPDIDEYLNLFFRKANPCFPLFDEASFRSSYSSHKGKISPTLLCNLYANSLVYWTSSSKLSSGRTPDIRYIWNQANEALHSELFLSPGISSIMAILINVCGRPSTSMFGNGGMVGMAVALSNALGLNRDPSGWNISSLEKSLRIRIWWLVLIHDRWCSLAYGTPLQVHRAQYDVPVPTVEDICPNSATSSDRAAASVFVALSSLTDVLARYLEHVYSVSRDFSQSTETSEMDLEHVLREWEDSLSDDVRHLVLRGVHLEIPGAANFRLAYLAVKLLLRRIQLNMNKRSLQVEDDMVSPFYMHAQRAAEDIAYLVQELDESQFHGFWIPVHAFSLTSATMFLLRSGLRMRNESRNTPLKVARDMVNALQAHRQNFDWDLADNCLTNCGELIDRIGVTESNNSTVAPEFPGIPENLDIEPAVLEELFGITGFSEGLDIW from the exons ATGGAAGACCAGGCCAATTCCCAGCATGAAGGACGGCCGTACCGGTCTCACCTTCACCCAGCTTGTTTCTCATGCAGAAAGCGCAAGTCACGCTGCAAGACAAAAAGCCCGGCGGAGGTCTGCGTGATGTGCCAGGCCCACGGTACAGAGTGCATTTTCCCGCATCCGGATGACCCTCGACCACAGCGATCAAGTTGGCCGCGGAAGCAAGCATCCAATACGCGATCTTCTAGATTCATGCGAGGCAGAAATGATGTCTTGCATAGGCCAACCCAGTCGCAAAGTACGCGAACTGCGCAGCGGCCTATAGGCTCGCAGACACCTGCAGGTCTGGCTAGCCCTGCAGAACCGCCATCAGGTACAGCTGCAGGTTCATATATAtccggaggaagagcagaaggTTTTCCTCACCTCATAGGAATTGTTGCCGAAGCAGACGATGATAGCTCCCACATCGTTAGCCCAGCGGTCGCGGATGATAACGACATCCTGGAGAGCTATCTTTCCGCCACTCCCTCTGCTCAAACAAGATATTTGATTCGTACAAGCTCTAAATCAGATCGGCATTTGGGACCAGTGCGGTTCAATGCTGTACCCAGGCGGCCATTGGGTGTTGTCGCGAATCAATCTTTTGCTGCCTCTAAATGCGAGCTCATTGAAAAGTACATGGAGCCCGATATCGACGAGTACTTGAACCT ATTCTTTCGCAAAGCCAATCCCTGTTTTCCACTTTTTGACGAGGCTTCCTTCCGGAGCTCATATTCCTCCCACAAAGGGAAAATCTCACCTACCCTTCTTTGTAACTTGTACGCCAACTCTCTTGTGTATTGGACGAGCTCTTCCAAACTATCTTCTGGCCGTACTCCAGACATACGCTATATTTGGAATCAAGCCAATGAGGCTCTCCATTCGGAGCTGTTTTTATCCCCTGGGATCTCCTCAATAATGGCTATACTCATTAACGTTTGTGGCAGACCCAGTACTTCAATGTTTGGCAATGGTGGGATGGTCGGTATGGCAGTTGCGCTGTCAAATGCTTTGGGTCTGAATCGAGATCCTTCTGGGTGGAACATATCGTCTCTGGAGAAAAGCCTCCGGATAAGAATATGGTGGCTAGTACTTATACATGACCGCTG GTGTAGCTTGGCGTACGGAACACCTCTACAGGTGCACCGTGCACAGTACGACGTTCCCGTGCCTACTGTGGAAGATATCTGTCCAAATTCAGCGACATCGTCCGACAGGGCTGCTGCATCCGTCTTCGTTGCTCTATCAAGCCTGACTGATGTGCTAGCACGCTACTTGGAGCATGTATACAGCGTTTCAAGAGACTTTTCACAGTCCACGGAAACGTCTGAGATGGATCTGGAACATGTCCTTCGAGAATGGGAGGATTCTCTAAGCGATGATGTTCGGCACCTTGTGCTCCGCGGTGTCCATTTAGAAATACCTGGTGCTGCAAACTTTCGATTGGCATACCTGGCCGTCAAGCTGTTGCTCCGCCGCATTCAACTAAACATGAACAAGAGGTCATTGCAGGTCGAAGATGATATGGTATCTCCATTTTACATGCATGCTcaaagagcagcagaggaTATCGCCTATCTCGTGCAGGAACTAGATGAATCTCAGTTCCACGGGTTTTGGATCCCAGTCCACGCATTCTCATTGACATCGGCAACAATGTTTCTGCTTCGGAGCGGCCTGCGTATGAGGAATGAAAGTCGCAACACGCCCCTCAAAGTCGCCCGGGATATGGTCAATGCCCTTCAAGCCCACCGACAGAATTTTGATTGGGATCTTGCCGATAACTGCTTGACCAATTGCGGTGAATTAATTGACAGGATTGGCGTGACAGAGAGCAACAATAGTACTGTCGCCCCTGAATTTCCAGGAATTCCAGAGAACTTGGATATAGAGCCAGCTGTTCTAGAGGAGCTCTTCGGAATTACTGGTTTCTCGGAAGGGCTTGATATATGGTGA
- a CDS encoding YbhB/YbcL family Raf kinase inhibitor-like protein (COG:S;~EggNog:ENOG410Q27A;~InterPro:IPR005247,IPR036610,IPR008914;~PFAM:PF01161;~SECRETED:SignalP(1-19)), translating to MRYLHHAVDFLWLVAGAGALRHTKLFTSSLAFRNHPFPTIAVECPELGPSGTYIDKDHTSEGAGLIPSLAWPAPMDDTVEYLLVSEDPDAPIPESIIHGIYYRISREKTGVQNPDFKIKNDSWEPHMLQGGFKYGKNRHDSVYLPPTPFFGAGPHRYFFELIALNDSIETDNMSTLAKPEEIQKQILGKVAGWGEWVGVYEYR from the coding sequence ATGCGTTACCTTCACCATGCTGTCGATTTCCTGTGGCTCGTTGCTGGCGCCGGAGCTTTGCGGCACACCAAGCTCTTCACCAGCTCACTTGCGTTCAGGAATCATCCTTTCCCAACAATTGCGGTCGAATGTCCCGAGCTCGGCCCATCGGGCACCTACATTGATAAGGACCACACTTCAGAGGGCGCCGGTCTTATCCCATCGCTAGCGTGGCCTGCTCCAATGGATGATACTGTGGAATACCTTCTTGTCAGCGAGGACCCGGATGCACCGATTCCCGAATCTATCATTCACGGGATATACTATCGAATTTCGCGCGAGAAGACTGGGGTCCAAAACCCcgattttaaaattaaaaacGATAGCTGGGAACCACATATGCTTCAAGGCGGCTTCAAGTATGGAAAGAACAGACACGACTCGGTTTATCTGCCGCCTACCCCATTCTTCGGTGCCGGTCCCCATCGCTATTTCTTCGAGCTCATTGCGTTGAACGATTCGATTGAGACGGATAATATGAGCACCTTGGCAAAGCCCGAAGAGATCCAAAAGCAGATCCTTGGAAAGGTTGCCGGCTGGGGTGAATGGGTTGGAGTGTACGAGTACCGTTGA
- the pex4 gene encoding putative ubiquitin conjugating enzyme (UbcJ) (COG:O;~EggNog:ENOG410PQC3;~InterPro:IPR016135,IPR023313,IPR000608;~PFAM:PF00179) codes for MPAASTTQRLLRELKDYTNSPNEALLHLGPIDEDDLFNWEAVLKGVKGTPYEDGLWSLSIQIPQNYPLAPPTIRFTTRISHPNISFTTGEICLTLLTTEHWSPVYTLSTTLTAVHQLLTDPRPDSPLNVDVAALLRDGDVPAWESIVRYYTQEERWKGRV; via the exons ATGCCGGCAGCGTCAACAACCCAGCGCCTACTGCGCGAACTGAAAGACTACACCAACTCCCCCAACgaagccctcctccacctcggCCCAATAGACGAAGACGACCTCTTCAATTGGGAGGCAGTCCTCAAAGGCGTAAAAGGAACACCCTACGAAG ACGGCCTCTGGTCCCTCTCGATCCAAATCCCACAGAACTACCCCCTCGCCCCTCCCACAATCCGCTTCACGACGCGAATCTCACACCCGAATATCTCCTTCACGACCGGCGAAATCTGCCTCACGCTGCTGACGACCGAGCACTGGAGCCCCGTTTACACGCTCTCGACTACCTTAACCGCGGTCCACCAGCTCCTCACGGACCCGAGGCCTGACTCGCCGCTGAATGTGGATGTTGCGGCGTTGTTGCGTGATGGCGATGTACCTGCTTGGGAGAGTATTGTGAGGTATTATACCCAGGAGGAGAGGTGGAAGGGGAGGGTTTGA